The Camelina sativa cultivar DH55 chromosome 14, Cs, whole genome shotgun sequence genome includes a window with the following:
- the LOC104742970 gene encoding transcription initiation factor TFIID subunit 7, with product MEEQFILRVPPSVSERIDRLLSEEASTSDEIPLDLCFSEDGRSGTFMIGNEEFPASLLDLPAVVESFKTYDDCALVKTADIGQMIMVREPGDPAPNTVEYRHGLTPPMKDARKRRFRREPDLNPELVQRVERDLLNILSGGTIENVNEQEEAAANENAPNENNKVSSSPTPVEKPEAPQTGTSSNPAEAEPERSESEDSDDSM from the exons ATGGAAGAACAGTTCATACTTAGGGTTCCACCGTCTGTTTCAGAGCGAATTGATCGGCTTTTGAGCGAGGAGGCTTCTACTTCCGACGAGATCCCTTTGGATTTGTGTTTCTCAG AGGATGGGAGAAGCGGGACGTTTATGATTGGAAACGAAGAGTTCCCGGCGTCTCTACTTGATCTTCCTGCTGTTGTTGAGTCTTTTAAAACTTATGATGATTGTGCATTAGTCAAAACTGCTGATATTGGTCAg ATGATCATGGTCAGGGAGCCAGGGGATCCTGCACCTAATACAGTTGAATACAGACATGGTTTAACTCCTCCAATGAAAGATGCTCGAAAGAGAAGATTTCGTCGAGAGCCTGACCTTAAT CCGGAGCTTGTACAGCGGGTTGAGAGAGACTTGTTGAATATCTTGAGTGGCGGAACGATAGAAAAT GTaaatgaacaagaagaagcagcTGCGAACGAGAATGCTcctaatgaaaataataaagtaTCTTCTTCACCTACACCTGTTGAAAAGCCTGAAGCTCCTCAGACAGGCACTAGTAGTAACCCAGCAGAAGCTGAGCCGGAGAGAAGTGAATCAGAAGATTCTGATGATTCAATGTGA
- the LOC104742971 gene encoding serine/arginine-rich SC35-like splicing factor SCL33 isoform X2 produces the protein MRGRSYTPSPPRGYGRRGRSPSPRGRYGGRSRDLPTSLLVRNLRHDVRQEDLRRAFEQFGHLKDIYLPRDYYTGDPRGFGFVQFVDPADAADAKHNMDGYVLLGRELTVVFAEENRKKPTEMRARERGGGRFRDRRRSPPRYYSRSRSPPPRRGRSRSQSGGYYSPPPRRHHPRSVSPREERYDGRRSYSRSPAYNGSRGRSVSPARGKSHSISPSPRRSISRSPRRSISRSPKRSRSLSRKRNRSLSPRRSISRSPRRSRTPRKSRSNTPEPARSRSQSPHDEGDRSPSQ, from the exons ATGAGGGGAAGGAGCTACACTCCGTCACCACCAAGGGGTTATGGGAGGAGGGGTCGAAGCCCAAGCCCTAGAGGCCGATATGGAGGTCGTAGCAGGGACCTCCCCACCAGTCTTCTGGTTCGCAATCTACGCCATGATGTCAG GCAAGAAGATCTCAGGAGGGCATTTGAGCAGTTCGGTCATCTCAAGGACATTTACTTGCCGAGGGACTATTATACTGG GGATCCACGGGGTTTTGGTTTCGTTCAATTTGTGGATCCTGCTGATGCTGCAGACGCAAAACATAACATGGATGGTTATGTTCTTCTTGGCCGTGAGTTGACTGTCGTGTTTGCAGAAGAGAACAGGAAGAAACCGACTGAAATGAGGGCAAGGGAGCGTGGTGGAGGAAG ATTTCGGGATAGAAGGCGTAGTCCCCCTCGCTACTACTCTCGCTCTCGTTCTCCTCCCCCTCGACGTGGTAGATCTCGGTCACAGAGCGGTGGCTACTATTCTCCTCCCCCTAGAAGACACCACCCAAG GTCTGTCTCGCCCAGGGAAGAGCGTTATGATGGGAGGAGGTCATACTCGCGCTCACCAGCCTATAATGGCTCAAGGGGTCGCAGCGTAAGTCCAGCCAGAGGTAAGAGCCACAGCATAAGCCCCAGCCCTAGAAGAAGCATAAGTCGTAGTCCTAGAAGAAGCATAAGCCGTAGCCCAAAAAGAAGCAGGAGTCTGAGCCGCAAGAGAAATAGGAGCTTGAGCCCGAGAAGAAGCATAAGCCGTAGCCCTAGAAGAAGCAGGACCCCGAGGAAAAGCAGAAGCAACACTCCTGAACCAGCCAGAAGCAGGAGCCAGAGCCCGCATGATGAAGGAGATCGTTCACCAAGCCAGTGA
- the LOC104742971 gene encoding serine/arginine-rich SC35-like splicing factor SCL33 isoform X1: protein MRGRSYTPSPPRGYGRRGRSPSPRGRYGGRSRDLPTSLLVRNLRHDVRQEDLRRAFEQFGHLKDIYLPRDYYTGDPRGFGFVQFVDPADAADAKHNMDGYVLLGRELTVVFAEENRKKPTEMRARERGGGSRFRDRRRSPPRYYSRSRSPPPRRGRSRSQSGGYYSPPPRRHHPRSVSPREERYDGRRSYSRSPAYNGSRGRSVSPARGKSHSISPSPRRSISRSPRRSISRSPKRSRSLSRKRNRSLSPRRSISRSPRRSRTPRKSRSNTPEPARSRSQSPHDEGDRSPSQ, encoded by the exons ATGAGGGGAAGGAGCTACACTCCGTCACCACCAAGGGGTTATGGGAGGAGGGGTCGAAGCCCAAGCCCTAGAGGCCGATATGGAGGTCGTAGCAGGGACCTCCCCACCAGTCTTCTGGTTCGCAATCTACGCCATGATGTCAG GCAAGAAGATCTCAGGAGGGCATTTGAGCAGTTCGGTCATCTCAAGGACATTTACTTGCCGAGGGACTATTATACTGG GGATCCACGGGGTTTTGGTTTCGTTCAATTTGTGGATCCTGCTGATGCTGCAGACGCAAAACATAACATGGATGGTTATGTTCTTCTTGGCCGTGAGTTGACTGTCGTGTTTGCAGAAGAGAACAGGAAGAAACCGACTGAAATGAGGGCAAGGGAGCGTGGTGGAGGAAG CAGATTTCGGGATAGAAGGCGTAGTCCCCCTCGCTACTACTCTCGCTCTCGTTCTCCTCCCCCTCGACGTGGTAGATCTCGGTCACAGAGCGGTGGCTACTATTCTCCTCCCCCTAGAAGACACCACCCAAG GTCTGTCTCGCCCAGGGAAGAGCGTTATGATGGGAGGAGGTCATACTCGCGCTCACCAGCCTATAATGGCTCAAGGGGTCGCAGCGTAAGTCCAGCCAGAGGTAAGAGCCACAGCATAAGCCCCAGCCCTAGAAGAAGCATAAGTCGTAGTCCTAGAAGAAGCATAAGCCGTAGCCCAAAAAGAAGCAGGAGTCTGAGCCGCAAGAGAAATAGGAGCTTGAGCCCGAGAAGAAGCATAAGCCGTAGCCCTAGAAGAAGCAGGACCCCGAGGAAAAGCAGAAGCAACACTCCTGAACCAGCCAGAAGCAGGAGCCAGAGCCCGCATGATGAAGGAGATCGTTCACCAAGCCAGTGA